CCCAGTCAAGAATGTCGGGCATTTCTCCTAGGAAAAGAACGGACAAGACTACGATTTGGGGGAGCATTGTGCTATTTATGAGAGACACATCAACTGCCCTCAATACCCGCATGGCTCTGTTCCATAGGGTGAAGGCAAAGGCGGTATTTATGATTGCTAGCCAGAGAATATATACCAGACTAATTGGCGATATAGGGACCATTCCTTCCAAGATTATGCCTGAGAGTAGGAGAACAACTGAACCAATACCCATACTGAGACTAGTAATCACTACGGGATGGTCGATGCAATCTCTGTTAATTTTTCTCCCCAGCAGAGATGACAATGCGTTAGCCACTAATTCGCCTATCGCAACAAACAGCCCGATAACCTGCACCAATGGCAAGTTCAATGGAAAGAAATAGATTAGAATGCCGACTAATCCAATGAAAATAAGAAGCAACTGTCCTTTCGTTGGTGTTTCATCTAGAAAAATGATCCCCATGAGGAGTACAATTACAGGCGTCAGATTGAGTAGCATAGACTCCGTGATAGCAGGAAGAAGGGATAATGCAACGTAATGAGCTCCTTGAGTAAATGCCACGAATATAACTCCGTACACCGCAATAATCCCCCACCATGTTTTCTCCTTGCTAACAATCTGTTTTCTATAGCGTCCTTGAGACAAAACGAAACCAATGAGCACAACTGATGCAACCGAATACCGAAGTCCTGAGAAAAGGAGGGGTGGTACTTCTTCAAGACCGAGTTTGATGATGACATATGATGAAGACCAGAGTATTGTAACGACTAGTGCTTCGAGGGACGCCATTAGGTGTTCCTTGGACAACTTGGCATCAGTGTTTACAAGAAGATTCGACAGTTTGGGACCTCCTTTCTGCCAGTACGAACAGTTATCACTGGAATGAAGGTTTACCCGTCATACGACGGGTGTTTAAAATGATTCAGAGCACCTTTGAAATTAGTGCGAGAGATTACTACTCTTGTGAGCTTACTCGAAAGATACCCGTTCGGGTTTTGATTGTGACAATTAGTGGCCCCACTGGTTTTGGGATTGTTGAGAGTCTTAATGATAGTGGAAGATTCATTGAAGAATACATAGATGCCCTCCGTGCTTCCGATAGTGTCGTGGAGGTATCTGTGACTTACAAGTCGCCCAGAGTTTATTGGACCCGGGTAACACATCAGCTAGACTTCCCCTCGATTCATGAGACGATACTTGAATGCGGTAGCATGACCAAACTTCCGATTATAATCCAAGATGGTATTCAGAAGCATTCAGTACTATCTCCATCAAGAGCGCACCTTGGAACACTTTTGAAAATTCTCAGAAGGCGCTTCACTACCGCCAAGATTCGATTGCTGAACTCCAATCCCCTAAGCCTGTTTGAGTCACTTCTAACCGAAAAACAAGAGAAAGCCATTCTTGCGGCATACCGGGCAGGATATTATGAGATTCCTCACTCTATTACGGTAAGGGAGCTTGCTAGTGAACTTGGCATCAGTAGGGTTGCCATGCAGGAACGTCTGAGACGGGCTGAGAATCGAATAATAGAATCATATGTGCAACAACTAAAAGGTCAACACAATCTATGAATTGCTAATGCTCTAACACGGCAGACATTTTACTGGATGGAATCAGAATTTGAATATGAACATAAAACCAATCGGTGTGATACGAACACCTTTTACGTCCAGTGAAGGCATTACGATTCAAGCACATATGTCGGATGAACTTGGAGAGGTCGTACTTCACTCCGAATATGCTTCTGGCCTTCATTCTCTTAATCAGTTCTCCCACATAATACTCCTCTATTGGTTCCATCAATCAAAAGATCCACAGATGTTAGTCCGCCCCTATTTAGGAAATGAAGTACGGGGCCTTTTCTCCACTAGGGCCCCAGCTAGACCTAATCCGATAGGCATCTCTGTGGTTGAGGTTGTGAAAATGGAGAACCATAGAATAGTTTTCCGCGGTGCAGACATGTTGGATAATACTCCCCTGCTGGATATCAAGCCCTTCGTACCTGAGTTCGATCATCGGCCGCATGCTACATCTGGCTGGCTTTCTCAGTTTCTTGATGATGAGAATACTGTCAAAACAGCAGATAATCGATTTGAGCATTAGACATACTTACTTCAATGAATCTGTTGAATGATTGGATTTCTCTCGTCAGAAAGTGGATATTGCTAATATCTTCATTTTCGTAGAGTGACTGTCAAAACTAAGAATGTGAATAGGGCAAATACAGCCCCCAAAAGGAATGGCAAATTCAAACCTCCTATTAGGAATGCCATTCCCATAATGGTCGGACCCAGCGTTTGCCCTCCTCTCAGAGCCATGCCGTTGAGTGACATGACCGCAGCCCTGTATTCTTCTGATGAAACCTCGGCAAGAAGATTTTGTCTTGTTGGAATATTCATGCCCTGTGCAGCACCAAACAGCGTAAGTGGAATTAGCATCAACCACAAGCTGTTCACAAGAGGGATTACAAACATCACGAGACAATAGACGAGAAAGGCTGCCTGTAATAGCTTAACCCCATCGTAGCTGTGCCCATATTTGGCTAGAAACCACGACGTGAGTCCGGTTGCTACTGATACGCTAGACATAACGATACCGATGATTAAGGATGATGAGCCATATTCCTTATCTAACAGAATAGGCACATAGGTCTGGTGTGCCCCATATAGGAGAATGAAGGTCATGACGCTGACGAATAACATGACAATGACTTCCACATTTTTGATACCATTCCACGCAGTTCTCAAATATCCGCCGAAATCTGGTGCCCCCTCGGGTTCAATAGTTTCTAATTTGAATGTCACTAGGCCAGCTATGGGGATGGCAAAGAATGCTAGAAGAAATGGAAAGTGCCAGTCGAGGGACGCAAGGGCACCTCCTATGGATGGATAGGAAGCGGTACCGATGCTCAGCACTCCTGCGTTATAGAGCATGGCCTTCTTCTGTCGAGCACCTGCATACAGATCTCCGAGAAGCGTAATGGTCAGGGAGCCAAGAGCTGCGGCTCCCACACCTTGCCAGAATCTAAGTATCATAAGCATCAGAAATGAATCGGCAAATGCACAAGCAGTTCCCGCAAAACCGAAAAGCAAGAGCGATGGAACAAGTATCCTTTTCCTCCCAAATCGATCTGCCAGTATCCCCAATCCGAATGTCAGAAAGATTCCAGGTAACGTGAAGACCGTGATTAGGAGTCCCACCTGCTCTGGTCCTATTTCAAATACACGGGATATCTGCGGAAGTGCAGGAGAGATGCTTGATACCCCCAAGACGGCCATGAGAGTGATGCCATATACAACCCTGATATTTGCATCCATATACAGTGGCTCATCATCCATTTTCTCATGCACACCTTAGTCTATCTCATGAGGCGGGATCTTCGACAGGAATTGTCTCCTATATCAGGCGGTCCCTACTGCAATAATAGACTAGTGGTAGGTGCCATACCGTATCATTTCAACTGCTTCAACATCAACTCTCATATGAGATGTAGCTGAAGACACAGACTGACTGAAGAAGCCCTTAAGTCAAAGAGTTGAACCTATTGAAGAAGCATCACAAAGATGACAACGATTCATCTACAGATGAGCGTATTCTGGGCGTAATGGTTGCCAAAATGCCTACAGCTGAGAAAGCTGTTGAGAACACAGAGTCAATGAAGAATTGCCCCCGTCTGTTAGCCTCTGGAATCCATTCAAATGTTTTCTTGGGCGTGTTCATAGCGCCGAGGAACATGGAATGGTGGTTTGCGCTTCCTGAAGAACGGCCCGATTTACTTGGGGCAGATAAGGTAAGTATTACTCTCGCTAATCAGATAACGTATCCCGAGAAATTCCAATTGCGCTTACCTGATGAACTGGGGGAAATATCGCCCTGTGGCACTAATTGCGCAAAATGTCCACAGATGGAAGAAGTTGGCTGTAAAGGCTGCCCCGCTACAATTCATTACTCGCACTAGTTTGATTATTGGAGATGCCCACAGGTATCAGATAAATCGGCCGATGATGTAGTGGCAATGCAAGTAATCTCTGTGCCTTAGCGGTCTTGTAGCTGGTTATTGTACACGCTCCAAGACCAAGCGCCCGGGCCTGCAATATGAGATTCTGAGTGGCATGTCCCGCTTCTAAATACGTGAAACAAAGAGCATCTTCCACCCTCGGTGTTAGCTCTACTATGGACTTGTTATCCGAAGCTACTACTACTGTTAGTGGGGCCACCTCGATTGCTTCTCGATTCATTCTGGTTAAGACAGCTTCTGCTAGGGTTTTTCTCAGATCTTCACGTTTGTGTAGGGTTAAGGCATGTTCTTCCGGTTGATATATCCATAAATCGCCATATAGAAGGTAAACAACTAGGGGATAGCTTCTGCCTGCTGAGGGCGCTGTTCGAAATGAATCCTCTTCTCTCTCAGCATTTCTCTTCTGAGTTATTCCTTGTAGCGCCCATAGCAATTGCGACACGGTTTTCAGTTCAATATGCCCTTCAGCAAAATTTCGAATCGTTCGTCTTGACGCAAGGACTTCCTCAATAGACATGTTGCCAGAAAAACTGGGTTTGGGCAATTCACGCCACTTCGTTTCCATTGTAAATTTTCACCAACTACGAGTAACATAGAATCTGACAATACTTCGAAAAACGTGGAGAACTGCGCAATGTTTTTCCAGTTGGGTTTGCTATACCGTATCATTTGCCAATATAACCAGTCTGAAGAGATAAAGAAGAGATCCAATGAGGAATCCTAACATACAGAACATATAGATCCAGGGCCCGGGTATAAGAGCATATAGAGGATTTCCAAGAAAAGGGAAGAATGGATTCATCTCAGCATATAGAAACGAGTCCAATAGTACATGCAAGTAGGTACCAAATAGGCTAGTGTAAACGATTCTGCTCACTTTCGTCTCCTGTTTTATCTTGAAAAGAACAAGGATTTGTTGAAGCGGTAATTGTAATATGTATACCAAAAATGAGGCTACTATCCCCGTAATTGTCGCTCCTGCAAACGTATGAAAAAATCCGTGCAAAGGTCCAGGGAAACCAAGGAATAACACTCCGAACGGCTCTACATCTATTATCACGCTGGAAAGCAGTAGGGCCGCAACATCAAAGAATGGGAACAAAAGAAAGGCAAACAGCATCGCGGGACCGAAATGAAACGGTGTAAACGGCATCTGAATCAGCATCCATGAATTGCTTGATGTACACGGCAGTAATTACCTACAGCTTATCACACTTTCTCACCGTTATCCTCTAGGAACCCCCCGTTCCTGTTATTTTGCTCCGCTTCACCAATGCCGCTTTTAACACATTTTAATACTTACTCAAGTATAGGAACATGTTGTTGAGTACAATGGAAGCCAGAACAGAATCAATAACTGCTACGCCTCAGCTGGAACCTGAAGAAATCGCAGACATTGTCAAGATTTTCAAGGCACTAGCTGATAAATCGAGGTTGAAAATTATCAACAACTTGGCTGCGGATCGGCGTCTTTGCGTATCTGATATTGCAGATCAGCTAGACATGTCAGTTAGCAATGTAAGTCATCATTTGGGCAAGCTTGAAGATCTTGGCTTCGTCAGTTATGAGAAGGATGGGAAAGAGGTCTACTATCACCTAGACGACGAATGTGTGCGTGATATCCTTTGGCGGGCCAGAGATCATGTCTGCGGACTCTGATGCCTATTGTTCCTACTGCGCTGCGAATGAGGCAAAACATACCCCGTCGAATCTCAAGCAGAAATACCCCATTGTTGCTGTTTCGGCAATAGCACTTACTGCAGGTTTAGTATTGGAATTTGCTTCGTTTCCAGTATATTTCTACTATGCTGCATACCTCTTTTCCATGCTTTCTGCTGGTCGTTGGGTGATTCCTGCTGGATTACGAGGTGCGGCACGGGCGCATCTGGACATCAATTTCCTTATGACATTTGCAGCTATGGGGGCGATGTTCATTGGTGCTCCTGCAGAGGGCGCATCCGTTATGCTCCTGTTTTTCATAGCTGAGCTCCTTGAAGAGAAATCCAGTGAACGGGTGCGAACTGAAATTGAAGGCTTACTTGAATTGAAAACACCTAGCATCACTGTGAAAACTCCTATGGGCGAGCAGTGCAAAACTCCTGAAGATGTTGAAGTTGGAGAAATCATAGCTGTTAGGCCAGGAGACAAGATAGGACTAGATGGTCACGTGGTTCAGGGATCCTCCACGGTAAACCAGGCGCCAATTACAGGCGAATCCATGCCAGTACCCAAGGAAGTCGGCGATGAGGTGTATGCTGGCACCATCAACGAGAAGGGGTATCTGGAAATCGAAGTTACAAAGGAATCTGGTGATACTGTATTATCCAAGATTATTGATTATGTTGAACAGGCAAGGAAGGAAAAGGCACCGGCTGAACGGACAGTGACTAGGTTTTCTCATATCTACACCCCAGCTGTTGTTGGTTTTTCCCTCGCTCTTACCGTAATCACCTTCTTGCTGGGGCTATCTCTTCCCGAGGCAATCTATCGCGGTTTGTCGTTACTCGTTATCTCGTGTCCTTGTGCTTTTGCAATCTCTATTCCGGTCAGTATGGTATCATCCATAACTGGTTCCGCAAGAGATGGGGTTCTTGTGAAAGGCTCGAAGTATATTGAGCAACTAAGCAAGGTCAAGACTATGGCTTTTGATAAGACTGGAACGCTTACTCAAGCCAAATTGAAAGTCAAAGACATCCATGCGATTGATGTTAGTCAAGAGGAGATTCTTGAAATCGCAGCCTCATTGGAACACATGTCGGAACATCCTATTGCGGAGGCTATTGTTCAGGAATCTAAGAACCAAGAATTACCTCTTAGAACAGCATACAATTTTCGCTCCCTGCCAGGACGGGGCATTCGTGCCGAAATCGATGGCTCCGCCTACCTGGTTGGAAACCGCAGACTGATGGAGGAGAACGCCATCTCCATATCCGAGGAGGGGGCGGATGCTGTGCATGCCGGGACCCCCGTATACGTTGCCAAACAGTCAAAGCACATAGGAACGCTGGTTCTTGCAGATGTATTGCGGCCCGAGAGCAAAGCTACTATTGATGCATTAAAGCAAAAAGGAATCAGAACTGTTATGCTAACTGGGGACCACGATTCAGTCGCACGTGAGATAGCAACTGAACTAGGAATCGATGAATGGCGATCAGAGTTGCTCCCTCACGAGAAGGTTGAAGCTGTGAAAGAGATCGGCAAAGAGGGACCCATTATCATGGTAGGTGATGGAGTCAATGATGCTCCCGCTATGGCTGCAGCAGATGCTGGTATCTCAATGGGAGTCATATCAAGTGATATTGCCCTCGAAACGTCAGACATCGCACTTATGGAGGATGATCTCTCTAGAGTACCTGAGCTTCTGCAACGTGCGAAGAAGACAATGGGTATCGTTCGGAATAACGTGATACTCTCAATTGGAACGAAAGCTATTCTCGGGGTGCTGGCTATTCCGGGTTTTGTTAGCCTTTGGATTGCAATTGGTCTCGGTGACATGGGGATAACCTTGGCAGTCATAGCCAATGCTCTTAGATTAGCAATACGACGTTAGGTGCAATGAACTGAGCTCTGCTATGTTGCGCTCCACAGTACCTTAATGTGAGCAATCTAATATCAATAAGTGAAAGAAAACAAGATGGTGTTCTGGATTGGGTCCGAACAAGACGGGAAAAGAATCAGGCACTGACGTTTTACAGTGGCATGAAATGAAAGACATGTGGCAGCTGATGGCACCTGTAGTATTCCCTCCTGGATTGCTTGATACAACTGAATCTGATGTAAAGGGTTTGATTGATCTACTAGATTTGAATCCAACAGACCGGGTCTTGGATTTGTGTTGTGGATATGGAAGACATACTCTAGAGATGTCTAGTCGTGGTTACGATGTCGTTGGTGTGGATATCAATGATTATTTCATTGAACAGGCCAGGAAAGCTGCTTCAGAGGAGAATTTGCCAGCCGAGTTTCGAATAGGAGACATGCGTAAATTCTGCGAGCCTGACTCATTCGACGTGGCAATCAATATGTATGGTTCTTTTGGTTATTTTGCCGATTACCGCGATGAGATACTTGTACTCAAAAATATCTACAAATCATTGAAAAGTCCGGGGAAGCTGCTCATCGATCTGTGGGCCAAAAAAATTGTTCTGCAATTGTTCCCGCAAAGAAGCGAGATGGAGTCAGGACGTGGCCTTTATGTTATTGAAAGCAACGTCATCGAAAATGAAACAAAGCTGAGAACCTCTTGGAAGCTACTTGACAGGAACGGTATCTGGCATGAATGGGTTTCTGTCCAAAACTTGTATTCCGCTGGCGAACTTGAGGATATGCTGGAAGAATGTGATTTCTCGGGTATGAAAACCTACGGCAGTTTCAAGGGCACTGAGTATGATGCAAACGCTGAACGGCTTATCATGACCGCTCTGAAACAGTAAGAACTGACAACGAGGTAAACCAAAGCGTCATAAGACCGCGCCTGCTTCTTAGAAGAATGATGACGTGATTAACATGCCCGAATTTGCAGATGCCTTTTCTGGATTAGCCAATGACCGTAAGATTACGCATTCTGAACTTGTACGTGCAATTCGTTACATGATTGCTGCAGAATACGAAGCTATACAGCTCTACATGCAACTTGCAGAATCAACTGATAATGAACTCGCAAAGGAGGTATTGATTGATATTGCTGATGAGGAACGGGTCCATGCCGGTGAATTCCTCCGCCTGCTTTACCATCTTGAACCCGACGAACAGGATTTCTATGCCGAGGGCATAGAAGAAGTAGAAGAGGAAATAGAAGAGCTGGGGTTGGAATAACACCCCCCTCTCAAGAAGAGGGGAAACCTCTTCTTCCTACATACTAGTACTGCAATTCATGATTCTTTAACTTGGTCCTGGTCGTCAATCTTGCCTAATCCATACCTCCTCTCTGAATTGAAGCACGATATCGCTTCTTTGTGTTCTGACTGC
The sequence above is drawn from the Candidatus Lokiarchaeota archaeon genome and encodes:
- a CDS encoding methyltransferase domain-containing protein, which encodes MGPNKTGKESGTDVLQWHEMKDMWQLMAPVVFPPGLLDTTESDVKGLIDLLDLNPTDRVLDLCCGYGRHTLEMSSRGYDVVGVDINDYFIEQARKAASEENLPAEFRIGDMRKFCEPDSFDVAINMYGSFGYFADYRDEILVLKNIYKSLKSPGKLLIDLWAKKIVLQLFPQRSEMESGRGLYVIESNVIENETKLRTSWKLLDRNGIWHEWVSVQNLYSAGELEDMLEECDFSGMKTYGSFKGTEYDANAERLIMTALKQ
- the cadA gene encoding cadmium-translocating P-type ATPase — translated: MSADSDAYCSYCAANEAKHTPSNLKQKYPIVAVSAIALTAGLVLEFASFPVYFYYAAYLFSMLSAGRWVIPAGLRGAARAHLDINFLMTFAAMGAMFIGAPAEGASVMLLFFIAELLEEKSSERVRTEIEGLLELKTPSITVKTPMGEQCKTPEDVEVGEIIAVRPGDKIGLDGHVVQGSSTVNQAPITGESMPVPKEVGDEVYAGTINEKGYLEIEVTKESGDTVLSKIIDYVEQARKEKAPAERTVTRFSHIYTPAVVGFSLALTVITFLLGLSLPEAIYRGLSLLVISCPCAFAISIPVSMVSSITGSARDGVLVKGSKYIEQLSKVKTMAFDKTGTLTQAKLKVKDIHAIDVSQEEILEIAASLEHMSEHPIAEAIVQESKNQELPLRTAYNFRSLPGRGIRAEIDGSAYLVGNRRLMEENAISISEEGADAVHAGTPVYVAKQSKHIGTLVLADVLRPESKATIDALKQKGIRTVMLTGDHDSVAREIATELGIDEWRSELLPHEKVEAVKEIGKEGPIIMVGDGVNDAPAMAAADAGISMGVISSDIALETSDIALMEDDLSRVPELLQRAKKTMGIVRNNVILSIGTKAILGVLAIPGFVSLWIAIGLGDMGITLAVIANALRLAIRR
- a CDS encoding MFS transporter, which produces MDDEPLYMDANIRVVYGITLMAVLGVSSISPALPQISRVFEIGPEQVGLLITVFTLPGIFLTFGLGILADRFGRKRILVPSLLLFGFAGTACAFADSFLMLMILRFWQGVGAAALGSLTITLLGDLYAGARQKKAMLYNAGVLSIGTASYPSIGGALASLDWHFPFLLAFFAIPIAGLVTFKLETIEPEGAPDFGGYLRTAWNGIKNVEVIVMLFVSVMTFILLYGAHQTYVPILLDKEYGSSSLIIGIVMSSVSVATGLTSWFLAKYGHSYDGVKLLQAAFLVYCLVMFVIPLVNSLWLMLIPLTLFGAAQGMNIPTRQNLLAEVSSEEYRAAVMSLNGMALRGGQTLGPTIMGMAFLIGGLNLPFLLGAVFALFTFLVLTVTLRK
- a CDS encoding EamA family transporter, giving the protein MASLEALVVTILWSSSYVIIKLGLEEVPPLLFSGLRYSVASVVLIGFVLSQGRYRKQIVSKEKTWWGIIAVYGVIFVAFTQGAHYVALSLLPAITESMLLNLTPVIVLLMGIIFLDETPTKGQLLLIFIGLVGILIYFFPLNLPLVQVIGLFVAIGELVANALSSLLGRKINRDCIDHPVVITSLSMGIGSVVLLLSGIILEGMVPISPISLVYILWLAIINTAFAFTLWNRAMRVLRAVDVSLINSTMLPQIVVLSVLFLGEMPDILDWVGLVLFALSIALIQISQAKRKGAVKD
- the tsaA gene encoding tRNA (N6-threonylcarbamoyladenosine(37)-N6)-methyltransferase TrmO, with the protein product MNMNIKPIGVIRTPFTSSEGITIQAHMSDELGEVVLHSEYASGLHSLNQFSHIILLYWFHQSKDPQMLVRPYLGNEVRGLFSTRAPARPNPIGISVVEVVKMENHRIVFRGADMLDNTPLLDIKPFVPEFDHRPHATSGWLSQFLDDENTVKTADNRFEH
- a CDS encoding SagB/ThcOx family dehydrogenase, with protein sequence METKWRELPKPSFSGNMSIEEVLASRRTIRNFAEGHIELKTVSQLLWALQGITQKRNAEREEDSFRTAPSAGRSYPLVVYLLYGDLWIYQPEEHALTLHKREDLRKTLAEAVLTRMNREAIEVAPLTVVVASDNKSIVELTPRVEDALCFTYLEAGHATQNLILQARALGLGACTITSYKTAKAQRLLALPLHHRPIYLIPVGISNNQTSASNEL
- a CDS encoding metalloregulator ArsR/SmtB family transcription factor produces the protein MLLSTMEARTESITATPQLEPEEIADIVKIFKALADKSRLKIINNLAADRRLCVSDIADQLDMSVSNVSHHLGKLEDLGFVSYEKDGKEVYYHLDDECVRDILWRARDHVCGL
- a CDS encoding rubrerythrin yields the protein MPEFADAFSGLANDRKITHSELVRAIRYMIAAEYEAIQLYMQLAESTDNELAKEVLIDIADEERVHAGEFLRLLYHLEPDEQDFYAEGIEEVEEEIEELGLE